A stretch of the Paenibacillus dendritiformis genome encodes the following:
- a CDS encoding ATP-binding protein: MMSLRKLIIIIVLVVLSLSGIRLGFISLVPNASGLRPVQGLLDLRGQDLDSIRTIPLNGEWEFIPGVLLMDEFRGDASSGRGPSYVQVPGSWKTVTGSAIGYGSYRLRILLSPGQERSFALRVQGAVSSSALYVNGKLLANAGWPAPNEAETVSRDLPYSGYFVSGGGEIEIIIQAANYFDGVDGGIWRPLYFGSAEGVNQASSISIGSQLVVCIVLIMHFIYAIVLFGFGVRDKSLFYFSMLILSAIFATLTDDDKMLLDWLQLDYAWNIRLLNISMLLVAGFMLQFVRCIFPKGAGAKWFRSYTVLNAASVAIISLAPPQFTLDVMPVFDIVMFIPFLVMPVLIIWVVRRKEGDSVYLLIAATAITGNTIWGYVKNTVWKELGYYPIDFLVTFLAFAAFWFKQFYRTSARMADVNMQLIKADKVKDDFLANTSHELRTPLHGIINMAQSVLENQRSLKEANRKNLKLIVSVGRRMSHLLNDLLDVSQLKQEKLRLQFDRIPVHPVANSVVEMLSFLTEGKPIRVAIHIPKELPPVLADEDRLTQILFNLLHNAIKYTDEGIVMIDAYVRKGYAHIRVSDTGRGMDEATMRKAFQAYEQGEASASVGGIGLGLSITKQLVELHGGTLKADSQEGAGSVFTFTLPLAPPPSAAGKRDDLEPPLLESEGIEPADNRERPALSVDDSSAEVAASADRIKILAVDDDPVNLNVLSNLLLAEGYSVTTAISGREAAVLVAKERWDLVIADIMTPHMSGYELTRAIRERFSMSELPILLLTARSRAEDIYSGFRAGANDYVTKPVDALELKSRVRALTDLRRSIADLLRMEAAYLQAQIKPHFLFNTLNSIVALSKLDTVKMRTLIESFSRYLRLSFDQWNAEHLVPLEHELDLVRAYLTIEKTRFGDRLDVIWDVTNALHAQLPPLTIQPLVENALRHGILSRSEGGMIHIRVAAEADGTHIIVADNGVGMDPAAAEQVLHREQPPHGGIGLFNTDKRLRKQYGHGLIIQSVKGEGTTVSFFIPGRL, translated from the coding sequence ATGATGTCACTGCGCAAACTAATTATCATTATCGTGCTTGTCGTGCTGTCGCTATCCGGCATTCGCCTTGGTTTTATCTCGTTGGTGCCGAATGCTTCCGGCTTGAGACCGGTTCAGGGCCTGCTCGATCTGCGGGGACAGGATCTGGATTCGATACGCACAATTCCGTTGAATGGGGAGTGGGAGTTCATTCCGGGGGTACTGCTGATGGATGAGTTTCGCGGTGATGCTTCATCCGGCCGCGGGCCAAGCTATGTTCAAGTTCCCGGAAGCTGGAAGACGGTGACGGGATCCGCGATCGGGTATGGCTCATACCGGCTGCGCATCTTATTAAGTCCCGGACAGGAACGGTCTTTTGCCCTTCGCGTACAAGGAGCGGTAAGCTCTTCCGCGCTGTATGTCAATGGCAAGCTGCTTGCGAATGCCGGCTGGCCTGCCCCGAACGAGGCGGAGACCGTATCCCGTGATCTGCCTTATTCCGGTTATTTCGTGTCCGGCGGCGGAGAGATAGAAATTATCATTCAGGCGGCGAATTATTTTGACGGCGTGGATGGAGGGATATGGCGCCCCCTTTATTTCGGCTCTGCGGAGGGCGTGAATCAGGCATCATCAATAAGCATCGGTTCGCAGCTTGTCGTCTGCATCGTGCTCATCATGCACTTTATCTATGCTATTGTCTTGTTTGGCTTCGGAGTTCGGGACAAGAGCTTGTTTTATTTCTCGATGCTCATACTTAGCGCTATCTTTGCGACGCTAACCGATGACGACAAGATGCTGCTGGATTGGCTGCAGCTGGATTATGCTTGGAATATCCGGCTGCTGAACATTTCCATGCTCCTGGTGGCAGGCTTCATGCTTCAATTCGTCAGGTGTATCTTCCCGAAAGGCGCCGGAGCCAAATGGTTCAGGAGTTATACGGTGCTGAACGCCGCATCTGTCGCCATCATATCGCTCGCTCCGCCTCAGTTTACGCTTGATGTCATGCCGGTATTTGATATTGTGATGTTTATACCTTTTTTGGTCATGCCGGTTCTGATTATATGGGTTGTGCGGAGGAAGGAAGGCGATAGTGTCTATCTGCTGATTGCAGCCACCGCTATAACCGGAAATACGATATGGGGCTATGTCAAAAACACGGTGTGGAAGGAACTGGGGTATTATCCGATCGACTTCCTTGTCACGTTTCTCGCCTTTGCCGCCTTCTGGTTCAAGCAGTTCTACCGGACTTCGGCCCGGATGGCGGATGTGAATATGCAGCTCATCAAGGCGGATAAGGTGAAGGATGATTTCCTGGCGAATACTTCGCATGAATTGCGCACGCCGCTGCACGGCATTATTAATATGGCCCAGAGCGTGCTGGAGAATCAGCGTTCGTTGAAAGAGGCGAACCGCAAAAACTTGAAGCTGATCGTCTCCGTCGGGCGACGGATGTCGCATCTGCTGAATGATTTGCTCGATGTCTCCCAGTTGAAGCAAGAGAAGCTCCGGCTTCAATTCGATCGGATACCCGTTCATCCGGTGGCGAACAGCGTCGTGGAGATGCTCTCCTTCCTGACGGAAGGCAAGCCGATTCGGGTGGCGATCCATATTCCGAAGGAGCTTCCTCCGGTCCTTGCCGACGAGGATCGGCTCACCCAAATCTTGTTCAACTTGCTTCACAACGCGATCAAATACACCGACGAAGGCATCGTCATGATTGACGCCTATGTCCGCAAGGGATATGCGCATATTCGCGTCTCCGATACCGGCCGCGGCATGGATGAAGCGACGATGCGGAAGGCGTTCCAGGCCTATGAGCAGGGGGAAGCGAGCGCGAGTGTCGGGGGCATCGGCCTCGGGTTGAGCATTACGAAGCAACTGGTCGAGCTGCATGGCGGAACGTTGAAGGCGGATTCGCAGGAAGGGGCCGGATCGGTCTTCACCTTCACACTCCCGCTGGCCCCGCCGCCCAGCGCGGCCGGGAAACGGGATGATCTGGAGCCCCCCCTGCTTGAAAGCGAAGGCATAGAGCCTGCAGACAACCGCGAACGGCCTGCCCTGTCCGTTGACGACAGCTCGGCCGAAGTCGCTGCATCGGCAGATAGAATAAAAATATTGGCTGTCGATGATGATCCGGTGAATCTGAACGTACTGTCCAACCTGCTGCTCGCCGAAGGGTACAGCGTGACGACGGCCATAAGCGGCCGGGAAGCCGCGGTTCTGGTGGCCAAAGAGCGATGGGACCTCGTAATCGCCGATATCATGACGCCGCATATGTCCGGCTACGAGCTGACCCGCGCCATTCGCGAGCGCTTCTCCATGTCGGAGCTTCCGATCCTGCTCCTCACGGCTCGAAGCCGGGCCGAAGATATCTATTCCGGCTTCCGGGCCGGAGCGAACGACTATGTGACGAAGCCGGTCGATGCCTTGGAACTGAAATCACGGGTGCGGGCGTTAACCGATCTGAGACGCTCGATCGCGGATCTGCTGCGTATGGAAGCGGCCTATCTGCAGGCGCAGATTAAGCCGCATTTCCTGTTCAATACCTTGAATTCCATTGTGGCCCTGAGCAAGCTCGATACGGTTAAAATGCGTACGCTCATTGAATCGTTCAGCAGATACTTGCGGCTGAGCTTCGATCAGTGGAACGCGGAGCATCTGGTTCCGCTTGAGCATGAGCTGGATCTCGTGCGCGCCTATCTGACAATCGAGAAGACGCGGTTCGGCGACAGGCTGGATGTCATCTGGGACGTGACGAACGCCCTTCATGCGCAGCTTCCGCCGCTCACGATTCAGCCGCTTGTCGAGAATGCGCTCCGCCACGGTATCTTAAGCCGCTCCGAAGGCGGCATGATTCATATTCGAGTCGCGGCGGAGGCGGACGGCACGCATATCATCGTAGCGGACAACGGGGTCGGCATGGATCCGGCGGCAGCGGAGCAAGTCCTGCATCGTGAACAGCCCCCGCACGGGGGCATCGGACTGTTCAATACGGACAAGCGCTTGCGGAAGCAGTATGGACATGGGTTGATCATTCAAAGTGTGAAGGGGGAGGGAACGACAGTGTCCTTCTTCATTCCCGGAAGACTCTAA
- a CDS encoding superoxide dismutase, with amino-acid sequence MEQFTLPELSYGYDELEPYLDARTMEIHHKKHHAAYVANLNQALSQSPQFKNATVEDLISHLDDLPEDIRTAVRNHGGGHYGHSLYWSIMSPTGGGEPKGDIAKGIEKHFGCFEQLKEDLTKAAISRFGSGWGWLVVNGDKLEVMSTPNQDTPLAENKTPILVVDVWEHAYYLQYQNRRPDFVSSWWNVVNWEEVNRRYNEAAR; translated from the coding sequence ATGGAACAATTCACTCTGCCGGAACTGTCCTATGGATATGATGAACTGGAGCCTTACCTGGACGCCAGAACCATGGAAATTCACCATAAGAAGCATCATGCGGCGTATGTCGCCAACTTGAATCAGGCGCTGAGCCAATCCCCTCAGTTCAAAAACGCGACGGTTGAAGATTTGATCAGTCACCTGGACGATCTGCCGGAAGATATACGCACTGCGGTCCGCAATCATGGAGGAGGGCATTACGGGCACAGTCTGTATTGGTCCATCATGAGCCCGACGGGCGGCGGAGAGCCTAAGGGGGATATCGCCAAGGGGATCGAGAAGCACTTCGGATGCTTTGAGCAGCTGAAGGAAGATTTGACCAAAGCCGCGATAAGCCGCTTCGGTTCGGGGTGGGGCTGGCTCGTCGTCAATGGAGACAAGCTGGAAGTCATGAGCACGCCGAACCAGGATACGCCGTTGGCGGAGAACAAGACCCCGATTCTGGTCGTCGATGTATGGGAGCATGCCTATTATTTGCAGTATCAGAACAGACGGCCCGACTTCGTGTCTTCCTGGTGGAATGTCGTTAACTGGGAGGAAGTGAACCGCCGCTATAACGAAGCTGCTCGCTAA
- a CDS encoding DUF6508 domain-containing protein, with protein sequence MDLNQMINGKSARARLLSFGEYFRTTDQPYVEITSSHSYKYADAVNEFLDVLYEAEFLIAGLDWKTWIIENQLQSVDNHDRFIERADIEDLRKLMTAYVRQERFWEGFLGDVMKRGWVGKVLDRLQALTAEGKAAE encoded by the coding sequence ATGGATCTGAACCAGATGATAAATGGAAAATCCGCCCGAGCTCGATTGCTGTCCTTCGGCGAATATTTCCGCACCACGGATCAGCCGTATGTTGAAATCACGTCATCGCATTCATATAAATATGCCGATGCGGTCAACGAATTTCTTGATGTTCTATACGAGGCTGAATTTCTGATTGCCGGTCTCGATTGGAAAACCTGGATCATAGAAAATCAGCTCCAGAGCGTCGATAACCATGACCGCTTCATTGAGCGCGCCGATATCGAGGATCTGCGGAAGCTGATGACGGCTTATGTGCGGCAGGAACGTTTCTGGGAAGGCTTCCTGGGAGATGTCATGAAGAGAGGATGGGTGGGCAAGGTGCTCGACCGGTTACAGGCTTTGACGGCGGAGGGAAAAGCGGCGGAATGA
- a CDS encoding helix-turn-helix transcriptional regulator: MRQHQAPEREQKTRRKILLLLKKHGSIRVQDISQRLGLTEMAIRKHLYALQEERFIEAAVQRQPIGRPIHVYRLTLSAEALFPNQYDALAADLLGEMSEMFGESVIGELFERRQEKLEQKHRAAMTGGSLEERVARLAAIQNREGYMVTVDKLDDGSFLFEEANCPIARIACRYRQACHCELSLFRELLDARVERLECMADGDVKCCYRIAAKPTDA, translated from the coding sequence ATGCGACAACATCAAGCTCCTGAACGGGAACAGAAGACGAGACGGAAAATATTGCTGCTGTTGAAGAAGCATGGCTCGATCCGTGTCCAGGACATCTCGCAGCGTCTCGGGTTAACGGAGATGGCGATTCGTAAGCATCTCTATGCGCTGCAGGAGGAGCGGTTCATTGAGGCTGCCGTGCAGCGCCAGCCGATCGGCAGGCCGATTCACGTATACCGGCTTACGCTCTCCGCCGAAGCGCTGTTCCCGAATCAATATGATGCGCTGGCCGCCGATTTGCTTGGCGAGATGAGCGAGATGTTCGGGGAATCCGTCATCGGCGAGCTATTCGAACGAAGGCAGGAGAAGCTGGAGCAGAAGCATCGCGCCGCGATGACCGGGGGCAGCCTGGAGGAACGGGTTGCCCGCCTGGCCGCCATTCAGAACCGGGAAGGCTATATGGTCACGGTCGACAAGCTGGATGACGGTTCGTTCCTATTCGAGGAAGCGAATTGCCCCATTGCCCGTATAGCGTGCCGTTACCGCCAAGCCTGCCATTGCGAGCTGAGCTTGTTCCGCGAACTGCTGGACGCTCGGGTGGAGCGGCTGGAATGCATGGCGGACGGGGATGTCAAATGCTGTTACCGGATTGCGGCAAAGCCAACAGATGCATAA